Below is a genomic region from Terriglobia bacterium.
GTACGAATGGGGTAAGGCATGGGGCCTCCTGGGATTGCGCGGAAATATTATCGCGCAGAAAAGGAGTTCTTCGTGGTTCGTTCTTCGACGTAGTTGAGCAAGAGCAGTAGCGGAATGAGCCGCTAGTTGGTTCCTCCAGGGGCTCGCAGCGTCTCGGGAAACCCCGAGACACTGCCCGATCCTTGAGTTCTTCCGATTGAGTTCACGCAAATCGTTGCGAACTCGTGACCCTAAAAGCTGACCTTCAAGATGCGTCCGTTGGTGCCGACGAGCCACCCGGCTTTCGGGCTGGCGAAAGCTACGCCCCAGTAACCAGTTACGCCTTCGAGTGAATACCAGGTATTGCCTTCATCGGGAGTCCATGCGGCTCCGCCGGCGTTAGCGGTGATGACGACGGAGCGTCCACCTTGTGCGTCTCCGCCGCCGGCGCCAGTGGCGTTGCCTACGTAAGCGAGACCGAAGATCGCACCGGTAACGGGAGGTTTGTTAGTCAGAGTCCAGGTTTTGCCGCCGTCAGAGGAGACTGCGGTTGCAGCATTGTTGGGATCTGCAGGGTCCAGGTCTCCGCCGCCGACTATTCCGTGGAAGGCGTTTCGGAACGCGATGCTGAAGCCGCCGGCGCTGGGGGAACTGACAAGCGGAGTGTCATAGGCGTTCCATGTGTTTCCGCCGTTGCGTGTGGCGAGGACGCGAGCAGTTGTGGCGCCTCCGGTGGTGATCCAGGCATTCTGGCCGCCCTGGGTCGCAATACAGGTTCCGCTGGAGGAGAACGAAGCTTCTCCGGGCAGAGCGGGAGGCATGTTGGCACTGATGGACTGCCAGGTCGTCCGGTTCGTGGTGCGGATGTCGGGGAAGACGCCGTTGACGGAGTCGCTGTGCGCGATCCCGCGATTGGGAGTCCAGAAGGACATGCAGTCGTAAAAGGCCCCGGTGAGCTGGTTCTGGAACTGCATGGTCCAGTGTGCGCCGCCGTCGGTCGTCTTGTAGATGCGGAAGTCGGTCGGGTTATCGCCAATGGACATGAGGTAGGCGACCTTGGCG
It encodes:
- a CDS encoding oxidoreductase, which gives rise to MKRLPILFVVLVFSFTAFAQHPKQPTLTPQNSGTNQGLIAVSPVNPEIVWASGRGGTFVVTTDGGAHWRSGVVPGAESLQFRDVQGVSAKVAYLMSIGDNPTDFRIYKTTDGGAHWTMQFQNQLTGAFYDCMSFWTPNRGIAHSDSVNGVFPDIRTTNRTTWQSISANMPPALPGEASFSSSGTCIATQGGQNAWITTGGATTARVLATRNGGNTWNAYDTPLVSSPSAGGFSIAFRNAFHGIVGGGDLDPADPNNAATAVSSDGGKTWTLTNKPPVTGAIFGLAYVGNATGAGGGDAQGGRSVVITANAGGAAWTPDEGNTWYSLEGVTGYWGVAFASPKAGWLVGTNGRILKVSF